A segment of the Ochotona princeps isolate mOchPri1 chromosome 16, mOchPri1.hap1, whole genome shotgun sequence genome:
AGCTAACCTCGTGCTGGAAGAAGCATGACAAACAACTGGTGAACCCCAGTCATGACTGCCACAGACAAAGGCACCTTCCTTCACTTGCTTGGAGTGTCCTCATGCCCTCTAGGTCATATTCTGTTTTGATTTTGCACATTCTCCTGGTCAAATCTCTCACTGATGTTCTATTTTCAGATTCATGGACATGACAGTTAAGATATTACCCCAAAAGCAACCAGCGCTGTGGTaccacaggttaagccactgcttgctaggccagcatcccatatcagattaTCTGTTTGGGATCAAGTGCAATTCAGTTCCCCTCTAATGGGCtttgaaaggcaacagaagatgggccaagtacttgggtccctgggacacacacaggagtccaagatggagttcttggttcctggattcaggctGGTCCAGACATAGATGCTtcaaccgtttggggagtgagccagtatacagaatttctttttctctcttcacaAACTACAATTGTTTGTGCTGGGAGTCCAAGGAAAAGAATGACATTTTCATACTTTTTATTATTCAACCTTTTGTGCTTACACCTTTTGTATTTCAGTGTTTTTCTCCTGCTCAGTTTCCTAAGTTTTGCCATGCCATCTTTTATCTGGACGTCacttctccactggttcacttggtGAGGCGTGGGAGGAATGTCAGAATTCTAATTTCCCTGGTTGTCCCATGTCCAAATTCTAGTGAGTTTCTATTTCCAAAACAGTGACTGTAAATTTTATTCTGCAAATTTGGGATATCTTCTATTGGATAACAGACAATCCACTACAACGTCCTCTGAAGAGATCTGGAAACCCTAAGGTGTGTCAACCTCAGTCCATCACCAGGAGTATGAAAAGAATCTTTAGCTTTGCCCACTCCCTCCTGTCCACGGCTTCTCTGCTGACTTAGAACCCAAGTACTGAGCTGCAcagttcattttgtttcattttttttttttaagatttatttttattggaaaggcagttttacagagaaaaggagagacagacggatcttctgtctgctggttccctccccaagttgccgcaatggATCACATcctaagccaagagcttcttccgggtctcccacacaggtgcagggtccccaggctttggaccggcctctactgctttgccaagccacaagcaggaagctggatgggaagcagagcagcctgatttgaaccgacacccacatgggattctggtgtttggatgatgaggactttagccactaggctactgtgccaggccctgcattcGTTGTTAGTATACCCAGACTGCCTGTTACTCGTAGTAAAGTGGGGTAAAATGCCACACTCTGTATTTTCCCAGTTAGCAGGGGAGTCCAAAGAGGACTGCACACCCCGGTGTTTGTGAAACAGATCCAACCTGAGCTTAAGAGGGCTGAGGCTGTGTGACTAAGTCAGCTTACCAAGCTGGATCCTAAAAGGCCTGAAAATCGTCACATCTCTCAGACAAATACATAAGCAAGGCGCTCCTGAAGTGAAGCCACCGCCCTCCAGGTAAccaagaccaaaagaaaaaacacaaattcCACAAGCACGGGAAGGAAACGCACACCAGTACCCATTGCTGAGTGTGGGTGGAGGGAGAAAGCTAGGCCCCAGATGATTCAGGCGGTGTGGGAAGACCCCATACTTCTGGACCCTGAAGACCCCTGAGAGGGTGACAGGGGGAGGGAAGCAGCCGTGAGAGCCGCCCACCCCGGACCCGGGAATCGCGGCCAGCAAACGTGATAACCTGCCAGGTGCCCGCCCAGCCTCAGCCGCCCCGGGATGCCcgtgggcggggcctgggcatcgccccgcccccgccgcccgccacTCGGGTCACCTGACCTGCCGCCGGCTCACGTGATCCGTCCCCTGCGCCGCCATTTTGGAGCTCCGAATGAGGAGGGGGAAAGCGGggggaaaaagagggaaaagagcCGGGAGAGAGGTGGGCGAGGACGAGGGCGAGGGCACGGCCGGGTCCTAGCCGGCTAAAGGAGGCTCGCGGAAGCAGCAGCCGCCACCCGACCGCAGGTACCGCGCCCCGGGGCCGCCCCTCCGCCCGCTGTGAGCGCCGCCGCCGGCCATGTGCATCCTGCCCCTCAGGCCTCTGCCGGTGCTCGCTTCCTCCGGCCGGCCGACACCGTCCCGGGGCTCGCCACAGGCCCCCCTCCCGTCCCCCCAAGTAGCGTGTCCGCTTTCTGTCCGCTGCCGCCGCCCAGGGCAAGGGCTGCCGAGCTCCCGGCGTGGCCCGGGCGCTGGCCAGCTGCTGTCACCCGCTGCTCGGCCTGGGCGCCGTCGCCCCAGCTCGCTTCGGCCCTGCGGGGGCACAGGGCAAGCTGAGGAAACGGGGCACTTTGTCCCATCCTCTTCAATGACAAGAGCTGTTTCTGGAGGTGTCTGAAGCTGTtgcgggggtggggagcaggcggGAAGCGCTGCATCTTTGACACCCTGGGGGTGGCGGGCGTCCGGAGTGAAGGGTTTGTGTGGAAgtcctctgtctgtctccccacccccagggtccCTTGGCAGTCTGTTTCCTCATCCTGGCAGTGGGTCGTCGTTTGGCCATCCTCcggcctgctgcctccctcacCGTTGTCAGGCTTTTATGGATTTCTCACTTTCTTCGCTGCTGCCCTGACTCAGTGTCGGGGTTGCGTTATTGATTAAAAGAGAAAGCCGGGCTCTCTCCATTCCTTTCCCTCAATAGCTTGTTGAAAATTAACTTGAGGCCCACCAACAGTGCATCGGGCCCTGGCAGTGAAGTGTGTGAACTTCATCGCTCAGGTAGTCTGCCTTCTAGCCAAAACAAGTGAGCGTTCTTGGATCTTCTAGGGAGGGTAAAGCAGTGTGGCAGCTGGGTAGGGAGGAAGCCGCGCCAGAGGGTAGGTCGGCCAAGCCTGTGTGTCCTCTTTTCTTGCTGCCTTTCTGCTCACTGTGCTCATAAAAATCCGCCTAATCACTCACCCTTAGGGTTGTATTTTTGGTTGAGGTTAGAATAGTAATTTGCAGTTTATTTTTCCACGTTCATTAGGACATGATGCCAGCAAAACCAATAGTGCTTTGAGTCAATTATGTAAATTCTGAGGTAACACACAGAGTATACAATTACCCTGAGGAGTTTCCAGagctgctttttttgttgttgttgttttgttttcctaactTGTGCACAATCCTCAAGACTGCTCACTAGGTAAATTCTATAAATTTGAATCACATAATTGGTTTGCATGTACGTTCCTTTGAGTTTCTTCTTGATGTGGGATACTGGGAAGTTTTACactgcctctcttcccctcccaaaagaaacaaaacgcATTACTGTGTTTCCCCCAGGAAAGGCAGTGTTTGATATACTGTGCTTTCATTCTTGGCCACAGCTGGATTTTGAAGATTGATCCAGGGGACTGTATTAATTTCAggaattgatttgaaagacactgGCTCTGACAGTTAACAGCCATGTAACCTTGGGTAAGTCACTTCGATTACACTGAGTTTCCGTGTTTATACAATTGTATAGCGCCCACCCAGGCTGTCCCGAAGAGTTCTGAAGCACCTGCACATGCGTGGTGAAGGCCAGCAGTGAGGCGCTGATACTTCCCAGTATGGAGGCCTTACACATTTGTATTGGAGAAAGAGTGATTTCAGAATTATTACATTGGCCTTGAGTACTGTTGCTCCATCAGTTACTACTTTCCACCTGTGAGGTTCCTTATCTACAGAAAACCAGCGAGTGCTTCCAGGATTAGTATGAGTATTACATAAAATCTACACAGGCACTGCTCCTTGGACTTGGACTTCGAGGGCAAGGATTTCCTCTAACCACTTCTGTGATTTCCAACACCGCTTGGCACACTGGAGGTGCTTAATAAGTGAGAGTAAATCTGAGTGTTGGTTAATGTTAGTTAGACCTTATGTCTTATTTGCAGCTGCCAAATTAGAATATTGTCTAGGGCTAGATGCCAGCTAAGAAATTCTAGACTATGGAATTCATACATGCGATATttatacttgatttttttcttagtggCAATTCATAATTGTATTGCTAAGGAGATTTTAAAGGAGATGATAGCTGACAATCCTAAGGAGAATTGAGAAATAAATGTGTAAGCAGCTGGAAGCAGCTTCCAGGCCACTTAATGTTTGTAGTTCGCTTGGCATTTTGTATCTGTGGACCGGGAAGCCCATAGAGAGAGTGACTTGCCTAAGGTCACGCAGCTGACTGAAGGCATTTAGGGTTTATGCTGgagcaaaagaaagctttgtatTTCAGAAAGATAATCAAATAATCAAGGAAGGTGCAGAATTAATCGGCAATTAGATTCTGTAGcacttttttttccaagttgGAATAAAGCAAATTCTTGATCTAAAAGAGGAGGTTTGTTTCATACGATACTGTCTTCATGTGTACATGAAAATTACAGGCTTTTCTCCAAGCCAAATGAATTGTTCAGCtagagtttttttaaattatgttaacAATACTGTAACTAAAAAAGACtaagtaaataacaaaaatagGCCACATAGCAAATTAAAACACAATGAAGACAACTGAAATAATGTGGTCTTAACTTTTCTTACCAATGacattaatttaaaacatttggaaTATTTCTGTCTTGGAAAAATGTAAGACTCTGAAAAACGTTGTAAGCCATCTGCACTTCAGGATACAAATGTATTTACTGTTTATTAGTAACAGTAAGTTTCAATTGATCTGATGTTATGTCTACAAATTCCAGACAAGAAATTTGTTTTGCTAATGCCCCTAGTCTTCACTCTTTCCTAGTAAGCCTTTGTATTCAGCTGTATTAATCTTCTCACTAACCCCAAACAACATGGCTATTTTCACTTCCAAAAATACAACAATTGTTAGTCTTGTCCTTGTGTCAACAACATTCCAAGGAAGCAAATGGCCCACTGCAGTGTAGGTGATGCACAGAGATAAAGAACGcgattaaaagatacatttatttggagTACAAAAAGTATCTGAAATTCTTACGGGTTTTTTATACAGACTGAGCCTTGTGAAGACCGCTCATAGAAGTCTCTTGCTGAACAGCCTGCCTAGAGAAAAGTGTCCTTCCGTTGAGAAGCTCTGCCAGTCCAGGATGATCTAGGCAACCAGGGCGGTTGTTCTACTGTCTCCTTGGTCATGGCTCTCAGTTGGTAGAAGTTATTGAGAAACAAGAAGCCAGGGCAGCCTAATGATATCATCCCTCTGGGAACCTCAGGCAGACTTGGGAGGAGGATATCATGAGGCCAGAGCCCATTCTTTGGGACCAGGACACATCTTACCTCTTTAAGAAGCCTTTACTTGCCTTCATAGCCCAAAGGAGCTCTTCCTGTTGGGATTTAATTCTTGGTCATTgcctttgttctgtttttatcttGTATACTAACTGCAGTGTTTAAAACTGtgacttcatttgttttttcttgaaatttatgTATTGAAAGGAAGAGCTAGAGAAGGAGACCGAtaccttccattctctgattcctgTCCCAAATCGCTATAATGTCCagatctgggccaagctgaaaccaggatcctggaactccttccggggtctctcacttgggtggcaaggacccggacactcaggccatcttctgttgtcttctcAGGCACGTAAACAGGGCactgggccagaagtggagcatccaagacttgaaccatcactgttggtgttgcaggcagtgacgTTAACAGCTggaccacagtgccaacccctacttcattatttttgacttgtaaatgtattttcttaGTCCATTCAATTTGATTTAAAACTATAAATACCGTGTATATTTTTCCATTCTTCCTGATAACTTTGCTCTGTGTCCTGTAGACAACAATACTtacatatttatacaaagagtTAAAATTGGCACAGTGAACTTGCAGGTATTCATCACGCAACTTCCATTACAGAATCGGCCGTTCTTCCTGTGTCCTCACTTTCTGCCCACCACCTCCCTGCACCACCACCAAGATAATTGTTTATAATTTGTTGTATTGATCTCTTAGGGTTCAAGGAGAGTATATACATTATCATAATATCTACATTGTAATCGGCATTGGATTATTGGgagtttttgttctttgttttcttcccttaTTCTTTAGATGAGTTTTATTTTGCCTGCCATGCAGACTGATAGATGTCTGCATTAGTGATCTAAGTAAAATTTTCATGAGAATTTTAAGTTGGCTTTCagaaccccctcccccaccccaccaccccactGTGTATACGTTATTGTGAGTTATctaacttttttgttgttgttgtttctaaacAGAGCCCTGTCTTGATGAGACTTATGTAGTGCGTTGATTGTTACATGTGGGCCCAGACTAGTTTTTCAGGTGTTTCTTGGTGTGTTTTATGTTGTCATATCTGCTTTATCGTTACCATTACTGTACTTAATTCCCAAATGTATGCATCCTCTAAAACGAGATACTTCCGTAAATGTTGAGGGAAAATTGCAGCATCTGCTGTGAATTCCCATTAGCTTTTAATGCCTGAGCAGACACAGCTTTCAAAAGGCTGAATATTTTGTCAGACTCTTGTGTACTAGTCCTTTTTTTTTGAGCTCAGAtgaactcctcctcctcctgttcgtTTTCTTAAGTACATGCTGAAACGCTGAATGGAGGTAGTTCACATTCTCTGCCTCCTTTCTGTGGTGTCACTAAGTAGAAGAGAGGTGCATGGGTCACCTTCATAACCCTGTGGGTGTGTAAGGTCTGTTGAGAAAACATTCACAGTGttagcccaccccaccccccatgaTCAGTCTACCTACATGAAGATTACATTTCATGGGAGAGGAGACCTTAGATCCACAGTAGTCCTACCTTTGTCTAAGAACTTGAATGTTTAGGGAATCCTGTTATTAAATGAATTTACATTTACCGTTGAGTTAATGAGTTAATGATCATAACAAAATCAGTAGTCAGATGAAGAGCTACAGCTCTTCTCGGCctaaaaaaatagaattctaaCTGTCTTAGGAAATTAAAAAGTGTATTTCTGTCATAGCAGATTGTTTTTACTGTTGGTCTCCTCTTCAGGGACTTAACATTAAATGTAGAGTCTTAAAGAGACTTTGATTCTATCTATCAGAAAAATATGTAAAGGAACTAGTATTTTTGAAAGGGTGTTTAAAGGATAGAGTATCTGGCCTTTAGAGCTAGGATAGTAATCTCAATGGCAGAGGAATGCATTCCCTTACCAAGAGGGTAGGCACAGGCACTGAGCAAGGATAAGAACAAAACTGTTCCTTCAGAGGAGAGAattgggagggaaggagggaggaattaGGACCAGAGAATCTGGAGTAGAGCGTTTGCGTTTTTCCCTGATGTGGACCTATTAGATACAGAAGGCTGGTTTGCCTGAAGGAACACAGTAAGTGGTATCCATTGTTGTCATATGGATGCTCTGGCCCGGTAGCAGATCAGGACACAGATGGGGTCTACCAGAACAGTTGTGGTATGATCCTGGCCACAGCCAAAGAcccatatttattgatttagcCATGTGGGAAAGAGGAGCCATGATTCACCACTTAAGTGAGAATTCGGGGCCTGCGACTAAAGTTTAAGAATAGTATGGTCTTTGGTCTGTAGCTAGTGCCACTAAAAATTCTGTTGGCATTTATTGGATGTTGTGGGTAAGATTCCAGAATGCACCTAAAATGTGGAAAAACAAAACTTGTTGCTGGATAAAAGCCTAAACTTAAAAATGTGATCCAAGTCAACAAATTAATCTCACTTAAAGCCAAAGGAAATGTTTGAAAGAAAAGTACTGCcaggaaatattaaaaaaaaaaaatttcaagcttTAGGCAGAAAGGTTTATGACTATTTTATGTTTGGTGACTTCCTTAGCCATAGTGCATTATTGGAACCTATCGAGCACCCATCTGTAGACTCTCTTCATTTCTGGACTTGATATGTAAATGGGTTATTACATTTCTTCTCCCTGATGCCtctctttcagagaaaaaaaaatacatacatgtggGTATGAGAGATGGTTGACCACTAATATGACCTCTAGTACAAAACCACAGCATACTTTGTGGTTTAGCTCCAGGAAGATGAATCAAAGGAAGTAAAAGGAGGAACTGGCTCATTGGTTTTATTTAGTTTCTTTCTGTGGTACTTCCCAAAATTCACTTGTGCTCTTTATAGGAGGTTACATGGACTATATTTTTGCAATTCCAAATGTTTGgtgagaaagaaagcaaatttgTAGTTTGAATAATATAATCATAGTTACAGTTTATGCAAAAAGTAGTTTCTCAAGAATTTCATCAATCACATTGGCTGTATGGGATGATGCTTCACCCTAATTTAAAGTGGTTCCCCCAGCGAATAGAAgtctgtctttgtttttgttttggatgTTGTACAAAAGGGAGGGAGCACAGCTAGGGTGAAGAATGTAAGAAACAGAGGTAAGGAGTGTGAGAGGTCACTAccaaagacagagatctccagGCTCTGTCTCTATATTCGACTGTATTCCTGAAAGAAAGCTGAACTGTTTCAGTCTCCTGGAAATAGCTAGATATATTGCTATGGAGCTCCCAACTTAAGAAATCCTTAGATTGCCTGTGTTTCCTCAATTATCTCTCTGTAGTTATCCTGCAACCTggcatttctttctattttacttTATCCTTTATAGATATGGAAGACGGCAGCAGTGTTGCCATGTTGGTGCCAGATATTGGAGAACAAGAAGCTATATTGACTGCTGAAAGTGTCATCAGTTCCTCATTGGAAATTGACGATCAAAGAAAAGCTAAAGAAGATCCATTGATCCATGTTATCCAGAAGTTAAGCAAGATAGTGGagaatgaaaagtcacaaaaatgtCTCTTAATTGGAAAAAAACGGGCTCGTTCAAGTTCCACAACTCGCTCCCTTGAAACACAAGATCTGTGTGAGATTCCAGCCAAAGTAGCCCAGTCACCTGCTGCTGATATTAGAAAAGCTGAAATGTCACAAACAAACTTTACACCCGAGACTCTTACCCAAAGTGATGGCAAGGCTATGTCTTACCAGTGTAGCCTCTGTAAGTTCCTCTCATCATCTTTTTCTGTGTTGAAAGATCATATCAAGCAGCATGGTCAGCAGAATGAGGTGATATTAATGTGCTCAGAGTGCCATATTACATCAAAAAGCCAAGAAGAACTTGAAGCTCATGTGGTGAATGACCATGAAAATGATGCCGACGGTCACACCCAAAGCAAGACCCAGCAGTGCGTGAGTCCGTCGGCCTCCTTATGTCAGAGGAGCATAGAAAGAAAGGCTGAACCCATTCCTGATGTCCCAGTAAAGGTGGACAGTCCACAAACTCAGACCGTCCAGAGTGCACCCGTGGCAGAAATGGGAAGGAGGAAATGGTATGCGTATGAACAGTATGGCATGTATCGATGCTTGTTTTGTAGTTATACTTGTGGCCAGCAGAGAATGTTAAAAACTCATGCTTGGAAACATGCAGGGGAAGTTGACTGTTCCTATccaatctttgaaaatgaaaacgaGCCCCTGGGTTTGCTGGATTCTTCGGTGACCACCACACCTGGTAGGGTCGACGCAGTAGTGATTGCTATCGGAGACAGTGAACTGAGTATCCACAATGGGCCGTCGGTACAAGTGCAGATTTGCAGCTCAGAAGCACTATCATCTTCATCTCCTTTAGACCAGGGTGCAGAAGGAAGAGTACACTTAAGTCGGTCAGTTACCCTTGACCCTAATGAGGAAGAAATGCTAGAGGTAATTTCTGACACAGAGGAGAATCTCATTGCTGATAGCCTGCTTTCCTCAGCACAGAAAATCATTAGCAGCAGCCCAAACAAAAAAGGGCATGTTAATGTGATTGTGGAACGTTTACCAGGAGCAGAAGAAAgcctttcccagaaacatttccTCATGAATTCTGACATTGAAGAGGGGAAGAACCTGAATCCAGCCGAGGCCCCAAGCGAGTGTGAAGGCACAGAGGACATGTACCATGCTGATAAATGTACTGTTGATATCGGGGGCTTGGTCATAGGCTGGGGTAAtccagagaagaaagaagagttgATAAATAAAAGCCTGGCCACTGATGAGAATGCCCCACCAGGCCGCAGAAGAACAAATTCCGAGTCCCTCAGGCTACACTCCTTAGCTGCCGAAGCCCTGGTCACAATGCCTATACGAGCTGCAGAGCTAACCAGAGCCAACCTTGGGCACTATGGGGATATAAACCTCTTAAATCCAGACACTGGGCAAAGGCAAGTGGACAGTACATTGGCGGCATATTCAAAAATGATGTCACCGCTTAAAAACTCTGCAGATGGGTTGACTAGTTTTAACCAAAGCAACTCTACCTTGGTAGCACTCCCAGAAGGAAGACAGGAACTGTCCGATGGGCAAGTTAAGACAGGTATCAGTATGTCCTTACTCACTGTAATtgaaaaattgagagagagaacaGACCAAAATGCTTCAGATGATGACATTTTGAAAGAGCTGCAAGACAATGCCCAATGCCAACCCAGCAGCGACGCGAGTTTGTCAGGCAACAACGTGGTGGAGTATATCCCCAGTGCCGAACGGCCCTACCGCTGCCGCCTGTGCCACTACACGAGTGGGAACAAGGGTTACATCAAGCAGCACTTGAGAGTCCATCGGCAGAGACAGCCCTACCAGTGTCCCATCTGTGAGCACATAGCTGATGACAGCAAAGACTTGGAGAGCCACATGGTCAACCACTGCAAAACAAGAATATACCAGTGCAAGCAGTGTGAAGAGTCTTTCCATTATAaggtgagcactggtttgtgaaATCTGCTGATAAGACCCTAGAGTTAGGAAAGGTTTTATAGAAAAGGAACTGAAGCCCAGGAACGTTGACTCATTGGCCCCAAGGAGTACTAAAGTCGAGACTAGGCCTTTTAGAGTTTCTGTGGTAAAATTATTTCCCCTGCCTACTGCCTTCATGTgttaatgtatctttttaaagggTGGGTTTTCATTCGCAAGGAAGCGTGGGTGTGTTGAAACACGTATCTGTCACACGCAAGTTTACATCCTCAAGGCAAACAGTGTGTACTCATCCTCCATGGCCCCAGAATGCAGATGACTCACTCCAGCTGCTACACAGCCAA
Coding sequences within it:
- the ZNF507 gene encoding zinc finger protein 507 isoform X2; translated protein: MEDGSSVAMLVPDIGEQEAILTAESVISSSLEIDDQRKAKEDPLIHVIQKLSKIVENEKSQKCLLIGKKRARSSSTTRSLETQDLCEIPAKVAQSPAADIRKAEMSQTNFTPETLTQSDGKAMSYQCSLCKFLSSSFSVLKDHIKQHGQQNEVILMCSECHITSKSQEELEAHVVNDHENDADGHTQSKTQQCVSPSASLCQRSIERKAEPIPDVPVKVDSPQTQTVQSAPVAEMGRRKWYAYEQYGMYRCLFCSYTCGQQRMLKTHAWKHAGEVDCSYPIFENENEPLGLLDSSVTTTPGRVDAVVIAIGDSELSIHNGPSVQVQICSSEALSSSSPLDQGAEGRVHLSRSVTLDPNEEEMLEVISDTEENLIADSLLSSAQKIISSSPNKKGHVNVIVERLPGAEESLSQKHFLMNSDIEEGKNLNPAEAPSECEGTEDMYHADKCTVDIGGLVIGWGNPEKKEELINKSLATDENAPPGRRRTNSESLRLHSLAAEALVTMPIRAAELTRANLGHYGDINLLNPDTGQRQVDSTLAAYSKMMSPLKNSADGLTSFNQSNSTLVALPEGRQELSDGQVKTGISMSLLTVIEKLRERTDQNASDDDILKELQDNAQCQPSSDASLSGNNVVEYIPSAERPYRCRLCHYTSGNKGYIKQHLRVHRQRQPYQCPICEHIADDSKDLESHMVNHCKTRIYQCKQCEESFHYKSQLRNHEREQHSLPDTLSIASSNEPRISSEATDGKCVQEGNKSSVQKQYRCDVCDYTSTTYVGVRNHRRIHNSDKPYRCSLCGYVCSHPPSLKSHMWKHASDQNYNYEQVNKAINDAISQSGRILGHLCLK
- the ZNF507 gene encoding zinc finger protein 507 isoform X1 — translated: MEDGSSVAMLVPDIGEQEAILTAESVISSSLEIDDQRKAKEDPLIHVIQKLSKIVENEKSQKCLLIGKKRARSSSTTRSLETQDLCEIPAKVAQSPAADIRKAEMSQTNFTPETLTQSDGKAMSYQCSLCKFLSSSFSVLKDHIKQHGQQNEVILMCSECHITSKSQEELEAHVVNDHENDADGHTQSKTQQCVSPSASLCQRSIERKAEPIPDVPVKVDSPQTQTVQSAPVAEMGRRKWYAYEQYGMYRCLFCSYTCGQQRMLKTHAWKHAGEVDCSYPIFENENEPLGLLDSSVTTTPGRVDAVVIAIGDSELSIHNGPSVQVQICSSEALSSSSPLDQGAEGRVHLSRSVTLDPNEEEMLEVISDTEENLIADSLLSSAQKIISSSPNKKGHVNVIVERLPGAEESLSQKHFLMNSDIEEGKNLNPAEAPSECEGTEDMYHADKCTVDIGGLVIGWGNPEKKEELINKSLATDENAPPGRRRTNSESLRLHSLAAEALVTMPIRAAELTRANLGHYGDINLLNPDTGQRQVDSTLAAYSKMMSPLKNSADGLTSFNQSNSTLVALPEGRQELSDGQVKTGISMSLLTVIEKLRERTDQNASDDDILKELQDNAQCQPSSDASLSGNNVVEYIPSAERPYRCRLCHYTSGNKGYIKQHLRVHRQRQPYQCPICEHIADDSKDLESHMVNHCKTRIYQCKQCEESFHYKSQLRNHEREQHSLPDTLSIASSNEPRISSEATDGKCVQEGNKSSVQKQYRCDVCDYTSTTYVGVRNHRRIHNSDKPYRCSLCGYVCSHPPSLKSHMWKHASDQNYNYEQVNKAINDAISQSGRVLGRTPGKTPVSEERADPVTGSSENLVSSSELISQAPGEVVDPNQNEKLSPTSNTSYGLEKNSSLAPPGMEYCVLLFCCCICGFESTSKENLLDHMKEHEGEIVNIILNKDHNTTVNTS